From the genome of Brassica oleracea var. oleracea cultivar TO1000 chromosome C4, BOL, whole genome shotgun sequence:
GAGACTTCATTTGTGTTTGGTTGATTCTAGGCTGCTGTAGCTAGGCTGGAAGCTTTAGAGAACAACAATGGAGCCCTAGAGGTGGTTGATTTGAACGACGATGAAGAAATCAAAGATCCTTTGTGTGCCTTTTGAAGAGGTTTTGGTACAGATTGTATCGATTTGGAGAATTTCACTTGACGTTTCAATTAGAAGACGACGGCCCAAGTGCCGAGAAGCCGACGGCTGTATCTGAAGATCAGACGGTCGCCGAGGAGACATACACGGGTAATTGCATGCTATCTCCGGTTGATTCTGGGGAATGGAAGGTAAGAGCTATTCTGTATCGGTCTTAATTGCACGCTAATTGTACTTGTTTGATTAGCCCCGTTAATTATGCATTGGTTTAAGGTCTTGTGTGTTCTGTGCATTGCAATTTATACTCTTTTCCCTTTGCTTCCTTTCCAATAATGGCTGTATGATGTGTCCCGCTCTCTCTTTTATAGGGGAATTGCTCCTGAACAAACATTTGCTTTCCAATATTGGTATGTTATCTACTCTCACAATGAACAAACATTTGCTTTCTTTCACTTGTTAATACAACTCATTAGTCTATTAAAGCTTCCTTTGATCTCTATTCTGGTTCAAGTTCTGCAGCTACAACATACCTAACCCGCTGAGCAAGACGTCTCCTCCTATATACCCCCACCAAGCGCACAATCAGGATCATTGAAAGCATAAGAGACACTAATTGAGCAATTGGAGTTCAGTTGCCTTATTTTTGGGGGGGAAGGTACCTGAGCAGTGTGGTAGCGGGCTGCTTGTGTGAAGAGACTTCGAGCTTGTCTTCTCCACTTGGTACGTTCTTTTATGTTCCTTTAGAAACTTGTATGCTTTTGTAAGTACTAGTATTCACATGTCTTATAAACTTGTATAAATGAAACTAGTATTACTTAAGAAAAAGTTTAAGTTTAATAAGAAAATTCAAAAATTTGGTATTTAATTAATTTTTTTTTTAAAAACCCTTAAATAAGAGACTTGCAATGGAGCAAGTAAATTTTCGGATCTTTTCATCCGGTCTCTTAATTCACTTTTACAATTAAAACATATTAAAAAAAAAAATAAGAAACCCATTTAGAGTTTCTAGGATAATGGTGCTCTAACACTGGCACCACCTCCTTTAATACGGTGATCTTTTAATATAAAAATCCTTGCGAATACTTTATTTCTGTGTCGTATAATAATTATGTGGTAAACCAATACAATAAGTTATTAAGTAACTGATGACAACGAATGGATAAACTTCCTTTCTGATTCCTTTCACACAGGCCACAGCCATATGAAAATATTAAAACACTACTACTTGTCACGTATAATACTTGTTTTCATGTGGTTAGATCCCCGATTACCAACTAAACCGCCTATATATATTTAAATATTTGTTTTTTTCTGTTTTAATTGGATTGTGCTCCAATTAGAAGCTCAATATATGTTGACAAAAAGAAAAGAAGCTCAATATATATTATTTTCTCTTGTCTATTGTCCACCATTATAAGTTCTAATTTTTTTATTTTGACATTGAAAGGCTATTTAAAAGTCAATGAATATATAACTTAAACTTGTTATCGAATATCTCAAACATTTGTCATAACAAGTGCATACAGCCTAGCTTTGCTTACAGACTTATAATATTTAGACACGTCCATAATAAAAAAGAAGAGAATTTCATTTAATTTTATATTTGTTTTGGTTTCCACTTTCGTTTTAGTTTTAGAACTACTTACTCACTCTTTATTACGAGAAAAAAATATCTACCTACTGATTGAACAACGTTCTTTTCTTCTTGTTTTGTTTTGTTTCAGAATTCGACTTCCATTTCATAGTCAGAAATATAACTGTCATGCAACACGACAAACCAATCATTTGAGACAATTTAGCAAGATTATATATAATTTGATCGTCATGCATGACATTATCAACTCGCTAACGAACCAAACTTAATTAAAATAAAACTAACAAGTTTGTTAAAAGAAAACAATTATCAAGTACCAACCTAGCTAAAGTATATTTCCTTGTTAATACAGAAAATTGTCGTACAGTGATTTAAAAAGCACAAGGAAACAAAAAAGTCACTGTAGGCTGTACTAGCTAGTGTATATATAAACGAGTTCGTTGTCAGAAACTTCGAAGTCTTCCCTTCCTTTTCGGTTTGACAAAAAATCTAAGAAACAGACGAAAAGACGATGGACGGAAGAGTCAACGCTCTTTCAAACCTAAACGACCTAGAAGTATACAACTTCTTGGTCGATCCAAACTTCGATCAGTTCATTAATTTCATCAGAGGAGATGATCAAGCCATCGAAAACCCACCTCTCGATTTCGATCTTGGTGGTCGTCCTTTACAAAACAACTCATGTTTCATCGACCAAAACCAGTTTGTCCCAACACCTGTCGTTGACCTGTTCAACGAACTGCCTGACCTTGGTTCCAATGTCACCGAGTCGTTCCATAGCTTCGAGGGCGAGAGTGTCAAACCTGGCGGTGACGATGACGACTACAACGACGGAGACGATTCTTCGGCCACGACAACGAATAATGATGGAAGCCGTAAAACGAAGACGGATCGGTCGAGGACTTTGATCTCCGAGAGAAGGAGGAGAAGTCGTATGAAGGATAAGCTCTACGCATTGAGATCTCTTGTTCCCAACATTACTAAGGTAAAATGGAATCGACTGAATCTGTTTTCAGAACACAAATATGAGTTATGAACATGGCCGGTCCTATGCATAATCAAGTGAAACATTGCCTTAGAGGTCCAAAATTTTTTGAAGAAAATTACATAGATATATGATTCCAATTTTTTTTTTTGTTTAATTGAAATATTTACTAAATCGCCTCAAACTCCTAAAAATATCAGAGCCGGCCTAGACTTATGAAACTGATTAGTATTTATTTTTTATTTTTTTGGCATTAGATGGATAAAGCATCCATTGTGGGAGATGCCGTGTTGTATGTTCAAGAATTGCAATCACAAGCCAAGAAACTCAAAGCCGATATCGCAGGCCTTGAAGCTTCTTTAAACTCTACTGGAGGGTACCAAGAACCTGCACCAGACGCTCGCAAGACTCAAACTTTTCAGAGTATTAAGTCTCCTTCCAAGAATATCATTGAGGTATAAAACCCAAGTTTCTAAAAATATCAAAAGCTTATTTACAAAGTGGCATAGCAATATATTTCAAGAACAAAAGTAGGAAAATTATTTACCAAGAGATTTTTCTGCTGATTTTTCGCCAGTTTTATGTTAAATTTATATTTTATGTGCTAGATGGATGTTATTCAAGTGGAAGAGAAAGGATTCTATGTGAGGTTGGTGTGTAATAAAGGAGTAGGTGTTGCTCCATCACTCTACAAGTCTTTGGAGTCTCTTAGAAGCTTCCAAGTGCAAAACTCCAACCTAAGTTCTCCTTCTCCTGACAGATACCTTTTAACATATGCTTTAGATGTAAACCAGCCTGTCTCTTTCTACCTTCTTTTTTTTTCTGGTTTCTGCAAGTCCCAGACATACGTTTACTAATTACCAAGTTTGCTTGTTTGCTGGTTACAGGGGACATGTTTCGAACAGAGCTTGAACTTGCCTAACCTGAAGCTGTGGATCACTGGATCACTTCTAAACCAAGGCTTTGAATTCCTCAAACCATTCACTTGATTTTGTCAGAGTGTAATGCGATGTTCCAATCTAATTCAACCTCCGTTATGCATCCATTGGTTGTCTTGCTTTCTGTATGTTTTATAACTACCAGGGATCTAAAGTTAATTCTATATGGGATGACATCTTGTTATAGATCTCATTCAGCGAAGAAATGTTTAGTTAAAATGGACGTACTTTTTACATTTTTGTTTATAGACTCAAGTTTTTTGTTCACTGCATTACTGCCTTGTGATTTCTTGAAGATTGGCTATTCGTAACAGTAACACTGATATCACATCTTGAGTGAATATCATGTTCTCTGTTTGGTTAGTAAAGAATAAAGGTTTCTTAACACAGATAAAGCAGTTTACGACTCTATGAACCTAACTTATGTTGAAACACTCTGACCTCCTTCCTAAACTATGATAAATGGCGTTTTTATCAGATTTTAGGCATAAATTATGGTCTCTTTTGGTGGTCAAAGCTTGCATTTAGATTCTATTAGGAGTGCATTTGCCCAATTTGCATATACAGGTAGCCATGGAGTGAAATTAGAAAGGTTGGGGCAAAAGTGGAGAGAAATGTGTAACAAATAAAAGTCTTGGGGTCAAAGTCGAAAGGGAATAAACTGCAGGGACCAAACTATGGTCGTTGTCGTTCAGGTCAATTAGTAGTCGAACCTTTAAACTTTTATTAGTTTAATTCTCCTCTTTGAGGCGAGAGTTATTTTGGATCGTTTCTAGTGATTTACTTCACTAGTTTTCTAACTTAGATCCATTGTACTTTTACGCAGTGAAACCCTTTCTAATCCTTCATTCAATTCCAATCAAACATTTGTCTGGTTTGATCATCTTGGCGACCTCATATGCTTATAGATCAATTCTTGTTTTGGTTTAAGTCATAAATTCTTACGTATCTAAAATTTTGTTTACCTAAGACATTCAATCTAAAACAAGGAGGGTGTGCATGTGTCTCACCGAATTAAAAAGAAAAAAATGCAAAATGTCATAATCGGCATGTAACAATGAATAAACCAAATGATAAGTACTCGTATATGATTTTTGGTATTTTCAAACTTTATTGTAAATGTTACAAAAGAGAGATATGGAACAAAGTAGTGCGCTTTTTCTAATTATTGGCTGACCGTTCGTTGTTGTTGAACTACTAACACGGATGTTTTGCTCGGGAAATCCGGGGAGGCCAGGAAATCACCAATGACTCCAAGCTCCTCAAACTCACACCAATTCTCTATCCCTCTGGTCGCCTCGTGGTTCTCACCGCATGTCCTTCCAACAATGAAAAGGTCGTAATCAAATGCCATGGAACGTAGAAGCATTGACGTATCTGCTCCATCTATTATCTCTTGTTCCAAGTAAATTGTGAGAACTTCCTCTTTTGGCGTTCCTGGTTGATCATTTGGTTCATTGCTTCGCATACACTCTCTTAGTTCCACGGTGTCGAGCATTTGGTCCCATCCTGTCGTTTCTTTGCTCTTTCCAGATGCTACAAGGCGTAGAACGGTAAGTGTCACGTTCTCTTGACGAGCCATTC
Proteins encoded in this window:
- the LOC106340580 gene encoding transcription factor FER-LIKE IRON DEFICIENCY-INDUCED TRANSCRIPTION FACTOR-like, which codes for MDGRVNALSNLNDLEVYNFLVDPNFDQFINFIRGDDQAIENPPLDFDLGGRPLQNNSCFIDQNQFVPTPVVDLFNELPDLGSNVTESFHSFEGESVKPGGDDDDYNDGDDSSATTTNNDGSRKTKTDRSRTLISERRRRSRMKDKLYALRSLVPNITKMDKASIVGDAVLYVQELQSQAKKLKADIAGLEASLNSTGGYQEPAPDARKTQTFQSIKSPSKNIIEMDVIQVEEKGFYVRLVCNKGVGVAPSLYKSLESLRSFQVQNSNLSSPSPDRYLLTYALDGTCFEQSLNLPNLKLWITGSLLNQGFEFLKPFT